From a single Streptomyces liliifuscus genomic region:
- a CDS encoding methyltransferase domain-containing protein has product MSRRNVPHAFTAVDSQARPAELVEVLKRLTAEPFYGAYKQRLRELLHARPGGRFLDVGAGAGDGALALSAESGARVVGADSSLTMAAAMKGAGLGHVVVADGHRLPFRDSCFDGAWADRVLQHVEDPARVVDEMSRVVRPGGRIVLADPDYATQVLDIEDQHLAAQVLRFRAEANLRNGTLAHRHAGMLAARAMEDITVEARTLVVRDPTAVDNVMGLRSWAHTAAARGHLDPADADRFVVQFDQAVHTGRFTYAVTFFLTSGTREESDEAHSRPLRRAR; this is encoded by the coding sequence ATGAGCCGCCGCAACGTGCCACACGCCTTCACCGCGGTCGACAGCCAAGCCCGCCCGGCCGAGCTCGTCGAGGTCCTGAAGCGGCTGACCGCCGAGCCGTTCTACGGGGCCTACAAGCAGCGGCTGCGAGAGCTCCTGCACGCCCGTCCCGGCGGACGATTCCTCGATGTGGGCGCCGGAGCGGGCGACGGCGCGCTGGCGCTGAGCGCCGAATCGGGAGCGCGGGTCGTCGGCGCGGACAGCTCCCTGACGATGGCCGCCGCGATGAAGGGCGCGGGCCTCGGACACGTCGTCGTGGCGGACGGCCACCGTCTACCGTTCCGGGACTCGTGCTTCGACGGCGCATGGGCGGACCGCGTGCTCCAGCACGTGGAGGATCCGGCGCGGGTCGTCGACGAGATGTCCCGGGTGGTCCGCCCAGGCGGCCGGATCGTGCTGGCCGACCCCGACTACGCCACCCAGGTCCTCGACATCGAGGACCAGCACCTCGCCGCCCAGGTGCTGCGCTTCCGCGCCGAGGCCAACCTGCGCAACGGCACGCTGGCGCATCGGCATGCCGGCATGCTCGCGGCCCGCGCCATGGAAGACATCACGGTGGAGGCCCGCACGCTCGTCGTCCGCGACCCGACGGCCGTCGACAACGTGATGGGGCTCCGGAGCTGGGCCCACACCGCTGCCGCTCGCGGACACCTCGACCCCGCTGACGCCGACCGGTTCGTCGTCCAGTTCGATCAAGCGGTCCACACCGGACGCTTCACCTACGCTGTCACTTTCTTCCTGACCTCAGGGACACGAGAGGAATCCGATGAAGCCCACAGCCGACCTCTACGACGAGCACGGTGA
- the rraA gene encoding ribonuclease E activity regulator RraA codes for MKPTADLYDEHGDDLQSCTTQFRSFGARTSFEGAVTTVRCHEDNVVLKATLGEPGAGRVLVVDGGGSLAAALMGDLIADLGASNGWEGVVINGAVRDVEALSKINLGVKALGSNPRKSRKEGVGVRDVEVSFGGVTFTPGCHLYSDADGILVTRA; via the coding sequence ATGAAGCCCACAGCCGACCTCTACGACGAGCACGGTGACGACCTCCAGTCGTGCACCACCCAGTTCCGGTCCTTCGGTGCCCGGACCTCGTTCGAGGGTGCCGTCACGACCGTGCGATGCCATGAGGACAACGTGGTCCTCAAGGCCACCCTCGGGGAGCCCGGCGCGGGACGGGTGCTCGTCGTCGACGGCGGTGGCTCGCTGGCCGCCGCGCTGATGGGGGATCTCATCGCCGACCTGGGCGCGTCCAACGGCTGGGAGGGTGTCGTCATCAACGGCGCCGTCCGTGATGTCGAGGCGCTGTCCAAGATCAACCTCGGCGTCAAGGCCCTCGGTTCCAACCCCCGCAAGAGCCGCAAGGAAGGTGTCGGGGTCAGGGACGTCGAGGTTTCGTTCGGCGGGGTGACCTTCACACCCGGCTGCCACCTCTACAGCGACGCCGACGGGATCCTCGTCACTCGCGCGTAG
- a CDS encoding IclR family transcriptional regulator, translating into MGERDGPTLITSVQRAFRLLEAVSAHQNGAPAKQLARETGLPLATAYHLLRTLVHDGYLRKLDDGGFVLGDKLQMMQSTGRGQALLSRIRPTLAALRDELTTAAYLTFYEEGEIRVAEIVDGPRAPRVDLWVGFEDAGHATALGKAVLRELDDEDRKDYLSRHHLADLTPRTITSRPELLRRLDTSPVAPAVTDLEEYALGTVCVAVPVYSGDTLGSLGVSMPVDRLSRVEDVRARLIPTANRVTRSLSLTI; encoded by the coding sequence ATGGGCGAGCGCGACGGCCCCACCCTCATCACGTCCGTCCAGCGGGCCTTCCGCCTCCTGGAAGCCGTCAGCGCGCACCAGAACGGGGCGCCGGCGAAGCAGCTCGCACGGGAGACGGGGCTGCCCCTGGCCACCGCCTATCACCTGTTGCGGACCCTGGTCCACGACGGTTACCTGCGGAAACTGGACGACGGCGGCTTCGTCCTGGGCGACAAGCTGCAGATGATGCAGAGCACGGGGCGTGGTCAGGCGCTGCTCAGCCGCATTCGCCCCACGCTCGCCGCGCTGCGCGACGAGCTCACGACCGCCGCCTACCTCACCTTCTACGAGGAGGGCGAGATCCGGGTCGCCGAGATCGTCGACGGTCCCCGGGCGCCCCGCGTCGACCTCTGGGTTGGGTTCGAGGACGCGGGCCACGCCACCGCGCTGGGCAAGGCCGTGCTGAGGGAACTGGACGACGAGGACCGCAAGGACTACCTCTCCAGGCACCACCTCGCCGACCTCACGCCACGGACGATCACCAGCAGACCGGAACTGCTCCGGCGCCTGGACACCTCACCCGTGGCCCCGGCCGTCACGGATCTGGAGGAGTACGCCCTGGGCACGGTCTGTGTCGCCGTGCCCGTCTACAGCGGGGACACGCTCGGCTCGCTGGGCGTCTCGATGCCGGTCGACCGGCTCTCCCGAGTGGAGGACGTCCGGGCACGGCTGATCCCGACCGCGAACCGCGTGACCAGGAGCCTGTCGCTCACTATCTGA
- a CDS encoding PP2C family protein-serine/threonine phosphatase, with translation MPALHVLHVLPVLIVSLVVLVDFVGGAGMVWLPLLVAGPALAATTNGPRGVVCVGVLAAVLGATLGARDGVPVRELAAVLSALAAVTVASGLASALRGRRDRVLAAVRSVAETAQHALLKPVPATVGPFQVAVRYSAAAAEARIGGDLYALIPTPYGVRLIVGDVRGKGLPAVGTAALVLGVFREAAYDEPDLLAVIDRIERSLARNLGCDDFVTAVVAGYSQAGQLEVVNCGHAPPLLVRASGSVEPVEPTHPAPPLGLRALAKHTPALDVVPFADGDQLLLYTDGVTEARDRGREFYRLAEGLARHVSDEPARTLTALHDELLAHVGGRLHDDAALLLIRKPTVREVVVPEPTVRGAGGAPGPEATVTLPTAPSV, from the coding sequence ATGCCCGCACTGCACGTCCTCCACGTACTGCCCGTGCTGATCGTCTCCCTCGTCGTGCTCGTCGACTTCGTCGGCGGAGCGGGCATGGTCTGGCTGCCCCTCCTGGTGGCCGGGCCCGCACTGGCCGCCACCACGAACGGGCCGCGCGGTGTCGTGTGCGTCGGTGTCCTCGCAGCGGTCCTCGGGGCGACGCTCGGAGCCCGGGACGGCGTCCCGGTCCGTGAGCTGGCGGCCGTACTGTCCGCCCTGGCCGCGGTCACCGTGGCGAGTGGCCTGGCCAGCGCGCTGCGCGGGCGCCGCGACCGGGTGCTCGCCGCTGTCCGCTCGGTCGCGGAGACCGCGCAGCACGCGCTGCTCAAGCCCGTACCGGCGACCGTCGGCCCGTTCCAGGTGGCCGTCCGCTACAGCGCCGCGGCGGCCGAGGCCCGTATCGGCGGAGATCTCTACGCGCTGATACCCACCCCGTACGGAGTGCGGCTGATCGTCGGCGACGTCCGGGGCAAGGGGCTGCCGGCCGTGGGGACCGCCGCGCTGGTGCTCGGCGTCTTCCGCGAGGCCGCCTACGACGAGCCCGACCTCCTCGCCGTCATCGACAGGATCGAGCGGAGCCTGGCGCGCAATCTCGGTTGCGACGACTTCGTCACCGCCGTGGTCGCCGGCTACTCACAGGCCGGACAGCTGGAGGTGGTGAACTGCGGACACGCGCCTCCGCTGCTGGTACGCGCGTCCGGAAGCGTCGAGCCGGTGGAGCCCACACATCCGGCCCCGCCCCTCGGACTGCGCGCCCTCGCGAAGCACACCCCCGCCCTGGACGTCGTGCCGTTCGCCGACGGGGATCAGCTGCTGCTCTACACCGACGGGGTCACCGAGGCCCGCGACCGCGGCCGTGAGTTCTACCGGCTCGCCGAAGGGCTGGCACGCCATGTGTCCGACGAACCGGCCCGCACCCTCACCGCGCTGCACGACGAACTGCTGGCCCACGTCGGCGGCCGGCTGCACGACGACGCGGCGTTGCTCCTGATCCGCAAACCGACGGTCCGGGAAGTGGTGGTTCCCGAACCGACGGTCCGCGGAGCGGGCGGAGCCCCTGGTCCCGAAGCGACCGTTACTCTCCCGACGGCGCCGTCAGTGTGA
- a CDS encoding family 43 glycosylhydrolase, producing the protein MTRSRCLSVLTAVLAMVVALLVAPPTAAAAVTFTSTGVNQNGANCLDVPGSSTTSGTQLRANTCASGASQSFGFTPVAGTSDTYTISTHASGQCVDVYGASTADNATIIQWTCHNGTNQRWRLVPVTVGGTDRTFNLVSVGSGKCVVPSGGSSASNTGLVQLPCGTGNGRVWRLPGFTDGGTSPGTFTNPLSQRGPDPWLTYYDGYYYLATTTWNSTVTMRKAGTLAGLATATDQVIFNLTRPNGAGTMWAPEFHLLDGPNGKRWYFYYTAGREPYDLGTQRIHVLESAGLDPMGPYSFKADLLDPTQDNTWELDPGILQLNGQLYLLGTFYNGSQPMFIRPLSNPWTASGTRRVLSTPTYSWETVGGAVNEGAEVLQRGGKTFIVYSASHCSTPDYKLGMLTYNGGDPLSSSSWVKSPNPVFQRSNANGVYGPGHNGFFKSPDGTEDWIVYHANNSAGGGCDMNRSTRAQKFTWNADGTPNFGTPVALGVTLTAPSGE; encoded by the coding sequence GTGACCCGTTCCAGATGCCTGTCCGTGCTCACCGCCGTGCTCGCCATGGTGGTCGCCCTCCTGGTGGCTCCGCCGACCGCGGCCGCCGCCGTCACGTTCACCTCGACAGGGGTGAACCAGAACGGCGCCAACTGCCTTGACGTCCCGGGCAGTTCGACGACCAGCGGAACACAGCTCCGCGCCAACACCTGCGCCTCCGGCGCGAGCCAGTCCTTCGGCTTCACCCCGGTCGCGGGGACGTCCGACACCTACACCATCAGTACGCACGCCTCCGGCCAGTGTGTCGACGTGTACGGCGCGTCCACCGCGGACAACGCCACGATCATCCAGTGGACCTGCCACAACGGCACGAACCAGCGGTGGCGGCTCGTGCCCGTGACCGTCGGTGGAACCGACAGGACGTTCAACCTCGTCTCCGTCGGCTCCGGCAAGTGCGTCGTGCCGAGCGGCGGTTCGTCGGCCTCGAACACGGGCCTGGTGCAGCTGCCGTGCGGGACCGGTAACGGCAGGGTGTGGCGCCTGCCCGGGTTCACCGACGGCGGCACGAGCCCGGGCACGTTCACCAACCCGCTCTCCCAGCGCGGGCCCGACCCCTGGCTGACGTACTACGACGGCTACTACTACCTCGCCACGACCACCTGGAACTCGACGGTCACCATGCGCAAGGCCGGCACCCTGGCGGGCCTCGCCACCGCCACCGACCAGGTGATCTTCAACCTCACCAGGCCCAACGGCGCCGGCACGATGTGGGCTCCGGAGTTCCATCTGCTCGACGGCCCCAACGGGAAGCGGTGGTACTTCTACTACACGGCCGGACGGGAGCCGTACGACCTGGGAACCCAGCGGATCCACGTCCTGGAGAGCGCGGGCCTCGACCCGATGGGCCCCTACAGCTTCAAGGCCGACCTGCTGGACCCCACCCAGGACAACACCTGGGAACTGGACCCGGGCATCCTGCAGTTGAACGGTCAGCTCTATCTCCTCGGCACGTTCTACAACGGCTCGCAGCCCATGTTCATCCGGCCACTGTCGAACCCGTGGACCGCGAGCGGCACGCGCCGGGTACTGTCCACCCCGACCTACAGCTGGGAGACGGTGGGCGGTGCGGTCAACGAGGGGGCCGAGGTTCTTCAGCGGGGCGGCAAGACGTTCATCGTCTACTCCGCGAGCCACTGCTCCACGCCCGACTACAAGCTGGGGATGCTGACGTACAACGGAGGTGACCCGCTGAGCTCCTCCTCCTGGGTCAAGTCACCGAACCCGGTCTTCCAGCGGTCCAACGCCAACGGTGTGTACGGCCCCGGCCACAACGGCTTCTTCAAGTCGCCGGACGGGACCGAGGACTGGATCGTCTACCACGCGAACAACTCCGCGGGTGGTGGCTGCGACATGAACCGGTCCACCCGGGCACAGAAGTTCACCTGGAACGCCGACGGCACACCGAACTTCGGCACACCGGTGGCTCTCGGGGTCACACTGACGGCGCCGTCGGGAGAGTAA
- a CDS encoding discoidin domain-containing protein — protein MRRPHALLVRRRRTRCLLVALMLSVCSVVAGTPAHAAQTIGFPTFGGPAIPAAPVGYTPGDMMRSIYDAESSGTDFWMDRLLARSGNDPAGPWLMSRGRAVFMKTHDPAVLGFGGHVAYWESVNDQNAYGVAISPGTFTEQVAQRRQVPSHWKSVHTSGSVTVDQTKFITDNNVAVTNLSIRNNGSSSTTLQLRATSPYATTGSGSELTGQVGAYNNLTTIRPRLTGDGFAVSSGGLNRSVTIAAGATVTTKVVMGFVTDEIPQSLTEYNAYAGYSNATAFATHVRAYNLWWAQNVPYIDVPEGAIKKNIYYRWWLMRFNSLDADIPGQTFQFPTSTEGVLGYNNAIALTQPMHIDDLKYLRNPAYAYGDWLSVGQTSKGARFLDNPGDPENWSNSYTQYIAEAAWKSYQIHGGQPGIAANLARYAEGDVKGQLSYYDHDNNKLIEYDWGALTGNDADAVSFHWKPGNMDRAESAYQYSGALAAAQAYEATGNTAKATEMRTLATQIKDAIVNVLWNPGRQLFEHRLKSTNEWVPWKEINNYYPFSVGAVPNTTAYKQALRLYDDPAQYPVFPFYTANQVDKKAAADAGNPGSNNFSTINSTVQFRLYSSVLRNYSNSWMSATDYKKLLYWNTWAQYVGGNTQWPDANEFWADWNGSSINYRSWIHHNILGSSNWTVIEDVAGLRPRNDAKVELSPIDIGWSHFTVNNLRYRGADLSIVWDDPADGVVRYPGVPEGYSIYVNGSRAATVGSLVPFTWNPATGDVTTSGTVTHHTSVAGLKAPNQVVQNSPQMVDMLAKAGVDLTADLTNLASGATVSASHTGSGSAASGAVDGYPTNEPFWGAGGSPNSQDWYELNLGTARTLNEVRLYFKDSRPASTTYRAPSAYTIQYHNGSSWVSAPGQAKSPAAPRANYNVVQFPAISAQRIRVLATNASGAKTGLTEVKVFNRGGVQPPANQAGSATASASYTSSWESVNAINDGIDPPSSNDTVNPRWGTWPETGQQWAELTWPSAKTLDRAEVYFFDDDQGIDMPASWKLQYWNGSAYVDVPGAGGYPLAKNQYNTVTFTATSTTRLRVLLTGNGTSSVGLLETKVYDPNATAKR, from the coding sequence ATGAGAAGACCGCACGCCCTACTGGTACGACGTCGGCGCACGAGATGCCTCCTCGTCGCACTGATGCTCAGCGTCTGTTCCGTCGTCGCCGGGACCCCGGCCCACGCCGCGCAGACCATCGGCTTCCCCACCTTCGGCGGACCCGCGATCCCGGCCGCGCCCGTCGGCTACACGCCGGGCGACATGATGCGGAGCATCTACGACGCGGAGAGCTCGGGGACCGACTTCTGGATGGACCGCCTCCTGGCCCGCTCGGGCAACGACCCGGCAGGACCCTGGCTGATGAGCCGTGGACGCGCGGTCTTCATGAAGACCCACGACCCCGCGGTGCTCGGCTTCGGCGGCCATGTCGCCTACTGGGAGAGCGTCAACGACCAGAACGCCTACGGCGTCGCGATCAGCCCGGGCACCTTCACGGAGCAGGTCGCCCAGCGCCGGCAGGTGCCCAGCCACTGGAAGAGCGTGCACACCAGCGGTTCGGTCACGGTCGACCAGACCAAGTTCATCACCGACAACAACGTCGCGGTGACCAACCTGTCGATCAGGAACAACGGCAGCAGCTCCACCACCCTGCAGTTACGGGCCACTTCCCCGTACGCCACCACGGGCAGCGGCAGCGAGTTGACCGGGCAGGTGGGCGCCTACAACAACCTCACCACCATCCGCCCACGGCTCACCGGCGACGGTTTCGCGGTCTCCAGCGGCGGCCTCAACCGGTCCGTGACGATAGCGGCCGGTGCCACCGTCACCACCAAGGTGGTCATGGGCTTCGTCACCGACGAGATCCCCCAGTCGCTCACCGAGTACAACGCCTACGCCGGTTACTCCAACGCCACCGCGTTCGCCACCCACGTCAGGGCCTACAACCTGTGGTGGGCGCAGAACGTGCCCTACATCGACGTGCCCGAGGGCGCGATCAAGAAGAACATCTACTACCGCTGGTGGCTGATGCGCTTCAACAGCCTCGACGCCGACATCCCCGGGCAGACCTTCCAGTTCCCGACCTCCACCGAAGGCGTCCTCGGCTACAACAACGCGATCGCGCTGACCCAGCCCATGCACATCGACGACCTGAAGTACCTGCGCAACCCGGCCTACGCGTACGGGGACTGGCTGAGCGTCGGCCAGACCTCCAAGGGGGCCCGCTTCCTCGACAACCCGGGCGACCCGGAGAACTGGTCCAACAGCTACACCCAGTACATCGCCGAGGCGGCCTGGAAGAGCTACCAGATCCACGGCGGCCAGCCCGGCATCGCCGCCAACCTGGCCCGCTACGCCGAGGGTGACGTCAAGGGACAGCTCTCGTACTACGACCACGACAACAACAAGCTCATCGAGTACGACTGGGGCGCCCTGACGGGCAACGACGCGGACGCGGTCTCCTTCCACTGGAAGCCCGGCAACATGGACCGCGCCGAGTCCGCCTACCAGTACAGCGGCGCGCTCGCCGCCGCGCAGGCCTACGAGGCGACCGGCAACACGGCCAAGGCCACCGAGATGCGCACGCTCGCGACACAGATCAAGGACGCGATCGTCAACGTGCTGTGGAACCCGGGCCGGCAGTTGTTCGAGCACCGGTTGAAGTCGACCAACGAATGGGTGCCCTGGAAGGAGATCAACAACTACTACCCGTTCTCGGTCGGAGCCGTGCCCAACACCACTGCCTACAAGCAGGCGTTGCGGCTGTACGACGACCCGGCCCAGTACCCGGTCTTCCCGTTCTACACGGCCAACCAGGTCGACAAGAAGGCCGCCGCCGACGCGGGCAACCCGGGGTCGAACAACTTCTCCACCATCAACTCGACGGTCCAGTTCCGGCTGTACTCGTCGGTGCTGCGCAACTACTCCAACTCCTGGATGAGCGCGACCGACTACAAGAAGCTCCTGTACTGGAACACCTGGGCGCAGTACGTCGGCGGCAACACCCAGTGGCCGGACGCCAACGAGTTCTGGGCCGACTGGAACGGCAGCTCCATCAACTACCGGTCCTGGATCCACCACAACATCCTGGGCAGCAGCAACTGGACCGTGATCGAGGACGTCGCCGGTCTGCGGCCCCGCAACGACGCCAAGGTCGAGCTCTCCCCCATCGACATCGGCTGGAGCCACTTCACCGTCAACAACCTCCGCTACCGGGGCGCCGACCTGTCCATCGTCTGGGACGACCCGGCCGACGGCGTGGTGCGCTACCCCGGCGTGCCCGAGGGGTACTCGATCTACGTCAACGGCAGCCGGGCCGCCACCGTCGGCTCACTCGTGCCCTTCACCTGGAACCCGGCCACCGGTGACGTGACCACGAGCGGCACGGTCACCCACCACACGTCCGTCGCCGGGCTGAAGGCCCCGAACCAGGTCGTCCAGAACAGCCCCCAGATGGTCGACATGCTCGCCAAGGCAGGCGTCGATCTGACGGCCGACCTGACCAACCTCGCCTCCGGAGCGACCGTGTCCGCCTCCCACACCGGGTCCGGCAGCGCCGCCTCCGGCGCGGTCGACGGCTACCCCACCAACGAACCGTTCTGGGGCGCGGGCGGCTCCCCCAACAGCCAGGACTGGTACGAGCTGAACCTCGGCACCGCCCGCACGCTCAACGAGGTGCGCCTGTACTTCAAGGACAGCCGCCCGGCCAGTACCACCTACCGGGCCCCGTCCGCGTACACCATCCAGTACCACAACGGCAGTTCATGGGTGAGCGCACCGGGGCAGGCCAAGAGTCCGGCCGCGCCGCGGGCCAACTACAACGTGGTGCAGTTCCCGGCGATCAGCGCCCAGCGCATACGGGTCCTGGCCACCAACGCGTCCGGGGCGAAGACGGGTCTCACCGAGGTCAAGGTGTTCAACAGGGGCGGCGTGCAGCCACCGGCCAACCAGGCGGGGTCCGCGACGGCGTCCGCGTCGTACACCTCCTCCTGGGAGAGCGTCAACGCGATCAACGACGGCATCGATCCGCCGTCGTCCAACGACACCGTGAACCCGCGCTGGGGAACCTGGCCGGAGACCGGTCAGCAGTGGGCGGAGTTGACCTGGCCGTCCGCGAAGACCCTCGACAGGGCCGAGGTGTACTTCTTCGACGACGACCAGGGCATCGACATGCCCGCCTCGTGGAAGCTCCAGTACTGGAACGGCAGCGCCTACGTCGACGTACCCGGCGCCGGCGGCTATCCGCTGGCCAAGAACCAGTACAACACCGTCACGTTCACCGCCACGAGCACTACGCGGCTACGGGTGCTGCTGACCGGCAACGGCACCAGCTCCGTGGGGCTTCTGGAGACGAAGGTGTACGACCCCAACGCGACCGCCAAGCGATGA